One genomic window of Diospyros lotus cultivar Yz01 chromosome 8, ASM1463336v1, whole genome shotgun sequence includes the following:
- the LOC127808998 gene encoding protein PLASTID MOVEMENT IMPAIRED 1, with amino-acid sequence MAAAEPSSSRRNSNTQLLQELETLSQSLYQAHTTRRTASLVLPRNSVPPLSSDEGAGTTRNDENINPKPRQRRMSLSPWRSRPKLDDEKKQRERDKDEPAPLQKGSTKLNDNLASSDKKGLWNWKPIRALSHIGMQKLSCLFSVEVVTVQGLPASMNGLRLSVRVRKKEAKDGAVQTMPSRVSQGAADFEETMFIRCHVYCTHGGGKQKLQFEPRPFLIYVFAVDAEELDFGRSAVDLSLLIRESIEKNSQGTRVRQWDKSFNLSGKAKGGELVLKLGFQLMEKDGGIGIYNQDGGHKSGKGRLFSSSSTARKHSKASFSIPSPRMSSRAEAWTPSQIGAAADFHGMDDLNLDDPAPVPSTSPSVQKSEELEPKIEDIELPEFDIVDKGVEVQERRDQADEALSEENSDKRSVSSEVVKETVHDQFHLTRLTELDSIAQQIKALESVMADLKPAKTEEELASERLDAEEETVTKEFLQMLEDEGASQFEHCELDIPLKLEGAEDSKEAETKVFVPDLGKGIGCVVQTRDGGYLVAMNPLDIPVARKDTPKLAMQISKPWVFQSNKSMSGLELFQKMASIGLEALGTKIISLMPMDELMGKTAEQIAFEGIASAIIQGRNKEGASSSAARTIAAVKSMANAMNAGRKERISTGIWNVSEDPVTVEEILAFSMQKIEAMAVEALKIQAEMAEENAPFDISPVTGKDHKNHPLAAAVPLDDWIKNSSGNTTFNSETGEPASITVSVVVQLRDPLRRYEAVGGPVIAFIKTTYSDEYEEDKRFKVASLHVGGLKVKSGGRRDAYMWDSEKQRLTAMQWLVAYFGLGKAAGKKGKQHAVPKGQDILWSISSRVMADMWLKSMRNPDVKLPS; translated from the coding sequence ATGGCGGCGGCAGAGCCCTCCAGCAGCCGGCGGAATTCCAACACCCAGCTCTTACAAGAGCTAGAGACCCTCAGCCAATCCCTTTACCAGGCACACACCACTAGAAGAACTGCATCTCTTGTTCTTCCTCGAAACTCAGTCCCTCCTTTGTCATCAGATGAGGGAGCTGGCACCACGAGGAATGACGAAAACATCAATCCGAAACCGCGGCAGAGGCGCATGTCCTTGTCGCCGTGGCGTTCTAGGCCGAAGCTTGACgatgagaagaagcaaagagaaAGAGACAAGGATGAACCTGCACCTCTTCAGAAAGGGTCGACGAAGTTGAATGACAACCTAGCTTCTTCAGACAAGAAAGGGCTCTGGAATTGGAAACCAATTCGGGCTCTCTCGCATATTGGGATGCAGAAGCTGAGCTGCTTGTTCTCTGTTGAAGTTGTAACCGTCCAAGGCCTCCCTGCTTCGATGAACGGGCTCCGGCTTTCGGTGCGCGTTAGGAAGAAGGAAGCTAAGGATGGAGCGGTTCAAACAATGCCGTCAAGGGTGTCTCAGGGAGCCGCGGATTTTGAAGAGACCATGTTCATTAGGTGCCATGTTTATTGCACACACGGGGGAGGGAAGCAGAAGCTTCAGTTTGAGCCTCGGCCATTCCTGATTTACGTTTTTGCAGTTGATGCTGAAGAGCTTGATTTTGGGAGAAGCGCTGTGGATTTGAGCCTCTTGATCCGGGAATCCATAGAGAAGAACTCGCAAGGGACGAGGGTTCGTCAGTGGGACAAGAGTTTCAACCTATCGGGGAAGGCAAAGGGAGGAGAACTTGTTCTGAAACTAGGATTTCAGCTCATGGAAAAAGATGGGGGCATTGGAATCTACAATCAAGATGGAGGACATAAGTCGGGAAAAGGAAGACTCTTCTCGTCTTCTTCCACTGCCCGCAAGCACTCCAAGGCATCCTTCAGCATCCCCAGCCCAAGAATGTCTAGTCGAGCAGAAGCATGGACGCCTTCTCAGATAGGAGCAGCTGCAGATTTTCATGGGATGGATGACCTGAATCTCGATGACCCGGCTCCTGTGCCTTCGACTTCGCCTTCTGTTCAGAAATCAGAAGAATTAGAACCAAAGATAGAAGATATAGAACTCCCGGAATTTGACATCGTCGATAAAGGAGTTGAGGTTCAAGAGAGAAGAGATCAGGCGGATGAAGCATTATCTGAAGAAAACTCTGATAAAAGGTCAGTCTCAAGTGAGGTTGTCAAGGAAACTGTGCACGACCAATTCCACCTGACGAGATTGACCGAGCTTGATTCCATTGCTCAGCAGATAAAAGCTCTTGAATCTGTGATGGCAGACCTGAAACCTGCCAAAACAGAAGAAGAACTTGCGTCAGAAAGATTGGATGCCGAGGAAGAAACAGTGACAAAGGAATTTCTTCAAATGCTTGAAGATGAAGGGGCTTCCCAATTTGAACATTGTGAGCTCGATATTCCTTTGAAGCTAGAAGGAGCTGAAGACTCAAAGGAGGCAGAAACCAAGGTTTTCGTCCCAGACCTCGGAAAGGGCATAGGATGTGTGGTTCAAACTAGGGATGGAGGCTACTTAGTTGCGATGAATCCTCTGGATATTCCAGTGGCAAGAAAAGATACTCCCAAGCTTGCAATGCAGATATCAAAACCATGGGTTTTCCAATCGAATAAATCAATGAGTGGATTGGAGTTATTTCAGAAAATGGCGTCAATAGGACTCGAAGCACTTGGCACTAAAATTATATCTTTGATGCCCATGGACGAACTCATGGGCAAAACAGCAGAACAGATAGCCTTCGAGGGTATTGCTTCGGCAATTATCCAGGGGAGGAACAAAGAGGGCGCTAGCTCAAGCGCTGCCCGTACCATTGCCGCAGTCAAATCCATGGCAAACGCAATGAATGCTGGCAGAAAAGAGCGGATTTCAACAGGAATTTGGAATGTGAGTGAAGACCCAGTGACGGTGGAAGAGATACTTGCTTTCTCAATGCAGAAAATAGAGGCCATGGCAGTCGAAGCTCTAAAAATCCAGGCAGAAATGGCCGAAGAAAACGCACCCTTTGACATTTCCCCAGTCACCGGGAAAGATCATAAAAACCATCCACTGGCAGCTGCAGTTCCGCTAGATGATTGGATAAAGAATAGCAGCGGCAACACAACATTCAACAGTGAAACTGGGGAGCCAGCAAGTATCACAGTATCAGTGGTGGTGCAGTTGAGAGATCCTCTAAGACGATACGAGGCAGTTGGAGGCCCTGTGATAGCATTTATAAAGACAACGTATAGCGACGAGTACGAGGAGGACAAGAGGTTTAAAGTTGCGAGTTTGCATGTTGGAGGGTTGAAAGTAAAAAGTGGAGGAAGGAGGGATGCGTATATGTGGGACAGTGAGAAGCAAAGGCTGACTGCCATGCAGTGGCTGGTGGCATATTTTGGATTGGGAAAGGCAGCTGGGAAGAAGGGAAAGCAGCACGCAGTGCCTAAGGGCCAGGATATACTGTGGAGCATCTCCTCACGAGTAATGGCTGACATGTGGCTCAAGTCTATGAGAAATCCAGATGTCAAATTACCCAGCTAA